A single genomic interval of Phocoena sinus isolate mPhoSin1 chromosome 15, mPhoSin1.pri, whole genome shotgun sequence harbors:
- the MATN4 gene encoding matrilin-4 isoform X1 — MRGRLCSQLPMFLLLLQPWETQLQFAGPRCRTGPLDLVFVIDSSRSVRPFEFQTMRQFLVSLLRSLDVGPNATRVGVIQYSSQVQSVFPLGTFSRRKDMERAIRTLVPLAQGTMTGLAIQYAMNVAFSVAEGARPPEARVPRVAVIVTDGRPQDRVAEVAAQARSRGIEIYAVGVQRADVASLRAMASPPLDEHVFLVESFDRIQEFGLQFQRRLCRKDLCAEGGHGCQHQCVSSPGTFHCACNPGYRLAADDKSCLALDLCTEGTHGCEHHCVSSPGFYFCRCRAGFVLQQDQRSCRAVDHCSFGNHSCQHECVSTFGGPRCRCRGGYNLLPDGRSCQAQDLCNGVDHGCEFQCVSEGFSYRCLCPERWQLQADGKSCSRCQEGHVDLVLLVDGSKSVRPQNFELVKRFVNQIVDFLDVSPEGTRVGLVQFSSRVRTEFPLGRYGTAAEVKQAVLAVEYMERGTMTGLALRHMVEHSFSEAQGARPRALNVPRVGLVFTDGRSQDDVSVWAARAKEEGIVMYAVGVGKAVEDELREIASEPAELHVSYSPDFSTMTHLLENLKGSICPEEGISAGTELRSPCECESLVEFQGRTLGALESLSQNHILWVQGRGLEGRRDPREPQRLP, encoded by the exons ATGAGGGGGCGTCTATGCTCGCAGCTGCCCATGTTCCTGCTCCTTCTCCAGCCCTGGGAAACCCAGCTCCAGTTCGCAG GTCCCAGGTGCCGTACTGGGCCCCTGGATTTGGTGTTCGTGATTGACAGCTCGCGCAGTGTGCGCCCCTTCGAGTTCCAGACGATGCGGCAGTTCCTGGTGAGCCTCCTCCGCAGCTTGGACGTGGGGCCCAACGCCACGCGCGTCGGCGTGATCCAGTATTCGAGTCAAGTGCAGAGCGTCTTCCCGCTCGGAACCTTCTCACGCCGCAAGGATATGGAGCGCGCCATCCGCACTCTAGTGCCACTGGCGCAGGGCACCATGACCGGACTGGCAATCCAGTACGCCATGAACGTGGCCTTCAGTGTGGCCGAGGGCGCGCGCCCGCCGGAGGCGCGCGTGCCGCGCGTCGCTGTAATCGTGACCGACGGGCGGCCCCAGGATCGCGTGGCCGAAGTGGCGGCGCAGGCGCGCTCCCGCGGCATCGAGATCTACGCCGTGGGGGTTCAGCGCGCTGACGTGGCCTCCCTGCGCGCCATGGCGTCCCCCCCGCTGGACGAGCACGTCTTCCTCGTCGAGTCCTTCGACCGTATCCAGGAATTTGGCCTTCAGTTCCAGCGCCGGCTGTGTC GAAAGGACCTGTGTGCCGAGGGGGGACACGGCTGCCAGCACCAATGTGTCAGCTCCCCCGGCACGTTCCACTGTGCCTGCAACCCCGGCTACCGGCTAGCAGCAGATGACAAGAGCTGTTTGG CCCTCGATCTGTGCACTGAAGGGACCCATGGCTGTGAGCATCACTGCGTCAGCTCCCCGGGCTTCTATTTCTGTCGCTGCCGAGCTGGCTTTGTACTCCAGCAGGACCAGAGGAGCTGCAGGG CCGTTGACCACTGCAGCTTTGGGAACCACAGCTGCCAGCATGAGTGTGTTAGCACGTTTGGTGGGCCACGGTGCCGCTGCAGAGGGGGCTACAACTTGCTGCCCGACGGCAGGAGCTGTCAGG CCCAGGACCTTTGCAATGGCGTAGACCATGGGTGCGAGTTCCAGTGCGTGAGTGAGGGCTTCTCCTACCGCTGCCTGTGCCCTGAGCGGTGGCAGCTCCAGGCAGATGGCAAGAGCTGCAGCC GGTGCCAGGAAGGCCACGTGGACCTGGTTCTGCTCGTCGATGGCTCCAAGAGCGTGCGTCCGCAGAACTTCGAGCTGGTGAAGCGCTTCGTGAACCAGATCGTGGACTTCCTGGACGTGTCCCCAGAAGGCACGCGCGTGGGGCTGGTGCAGTTCTCCAGCCGCGTGCGCACCGAGTTCCCACTGGGCCGCTACGGCACGGCGGCCGAGGTGAAGCAGGCGGTCCTGGCTGTGGAGTATATGGAGCGCGGCACCATGACCGGGCTTGCGCTGCGCCACATGGTGGAGCACAGCTTTTCAGAGGCGCAGGGCGCGCGGCCCCGGGCGCTCAACGTGCCCCGCGTGGGCCTGGTCTTCACCGACGGCCGCTCCCAGGATGACGTCTCAGTGTGGGCGGCGCGCGCCAAGGAGGAAG GCATCGTCATGTACGCCGTGGGCGTAGGCAAGGCGGTGGAGGACGAGCTGCGAGAGATCGCCTCGGAGCCAGCGGAGCTGCACGTGTCCTACTCCCCCGACTTCAGCACCATGACGCACCTGCTGGAGAACCTCAAAGGCAGCATCTGCCCGG AGGAGGGCATCAGCGCGGGGACAGAGCTTCGGAGCCCCTGCGAGTGCGAAAGTCTTGTGGAGTTCCAGGGCCGCACGCTGGGGGCGCTCGAGAGTCTGTCGCAGAACCATATCCTTTGGGTCCAGGGGCGCGggctggaggggagaagggaCCCCCGCGAGCCCCAGCGGCTTCCTTAA
- the MATN4 gene encoding matrilin-4 isoform X2, with protein sequence MRGRLCSQLPMFLLLLQPWETQLQFAGPRCRTGPLDLVFVIDSSRSVRPFEFQTMRQFLVSLLRSLDVGPNATRVGVIQYSSQVQSVFPLGTFSRRKDMERAIRTLVPLAQGTMTGLAIQYAMNVAFSVAEGARPPEARVPRVAVIVTDGRPQDRVAEVAAQARSRGIEIYAVGVQRADVASLRAMASPPLDEHVFLVESFDRIQEFGLQFQRRLCRKDLCAEGGHGCQHQCVSSPGTFHCACNPGYRLAADDKSCLALDLCTEGTHGCEHHCVSSPGFYFCRCRAGFVLQQDQRSCRAVDHCSFGNHSCQHECVSTFGGPRCRCRGGYNLLPDGRSCQAQDLCNGVDHGCEFQCVSEGFSYRCLCPERWQLQADGKSCSRCQEGHVDLVLLVDGSKSVRPQNFELVKRFVNQIVDFLDVSPEGTRVGLVQFSSRVRTEFPLGRYGTAAEVKQAVLAVEYMERGTMTGLALRHMVEHSFSEAQGARPRALNVPRVGLVFTDGRSQDDVSVWAARAKEEGIVMYAVGVGKAVEDELREIASEPAELHVSYSPDFSTMTHLLENLKGSICPEEGISAGTELRSPCECESLVEFQGRTLGALESLSQNLAQLTARLEDVENQLATQK encoded by the exons ATGAGGGGGCGTCTATGCTCGCAGCTGCCCATGTTCCTGCTCCTTCTCCAGCCCTGGGAAACCCAGCTCCAGTTCGCAG GTCCCAGGTGCCGTACTGGGCCCCTGGATTTGGTGTTCGTGATTGACAGCTCGCGCAGTGTGCGCCCCTTCGAGTTCCAGACGATGCGGCAGTTCCTGGTGAGCCTCCTCCGCAGCTTGGACGTGGGGCCCAACGCCACGCGCGTCGGCGTGATCCAGTATTCGAGTCAAGTGCAGAGCGTCTTCCCGCTCGGAACCTTCTCACGCCGCAAGGATATGGAGCGCGCCATCCGCACTCTAGTGCCACTGGCGCAGGGCACCATGACCGGACTGGCAATCCAGTACGCCATGAACGTGGCCTTCAGTGTGGCCGAGGGCGCGCGCCCGCCGGAGGCGCGCGTGCCGCGCGTCGCTGTAATCGTGACCGACGGGCGGCCCCAGGATCGCGTGGCCGAAGTGGCGGCGCAGGCGCGCTCCCGCGGCATCGAGATCTACGCCGTGGGGGTTCAGCGCGCTGACGTGGCCTCCCTGCGCGCCATGGCGTCCCCCCCGCTGGACGAGCACGTCTTCCTCGTCGAGTCCTTCGACCGTATCCAGGAATTTGGCCTTCAGTTCCAGCGCCGGCTGTGTC GAAAGGACCTGTGTGCCGAGGGGGGACACGGCTGCCAGCACCAATGTGTCAGCTCCCCCGGCACGTTCCACTGTGCCTGCAACCCCGGCTACCGGCTAGCAGCAGATGACAAGAGCTGTTTGG CCCTCGATCTGTGCACTGAAGGGACCCATGGCTGTGAGCATCACTGCGTCAGCTCCCCGGGCTTCTATTTCTGTCGCTGCCGAGCTGGCTTTGTACTCCAGCAGGACCAGAGGAGCTGCAGGG CCGTTGACCACTGCAGCTTTGGGAACCACAGCTGCCAGCATGAGTGTGTTAGCACGTTTGGTGGGCCACGGTGCCGCTGCAGAGGGGGCTACAACTTGCTGCCCGACGGCAGGAGCTGTCAGG CCCAGGACCTTTGCAATGGCGTAGACCATGGGTGCGAGTTCCAGTGCGTGAGTGAGGGCTTCTCCTACCGCTGCCTGTGCCCTGAGCGGTGGCAGCTCCAGGCAGATGGCAAGAGCTGCAGCC GGTGCCAGGAAGGCCACGTGGACCTGGTTCTGCTCGTCGATGGCTCCAAGAGCGTGCGTCCGCAGAACTTCGAGCTGGTGAAGCGCTTCGTGAACCAGATCGTGGACTTCCTGGACGTGTCCCCAGAAGGCACGCGCGTGGGGCTGGTGCAGTTCTCCAGCCGCGTGCGCACCGAGTTCCCACTGGGCCGCTACGGCACGGCGGCCGAGGTGAAGCAGGCGGTCCTGGCTGTGGAGTATATGGAGCGCGGCACCATGACCGGGCTTGCGCTGCGCCACATGGTGGAGCACAGCTTTTCAGAGGCGCAGGGCGCGCGGCCCCGGGCGCTCAACGTGCCCCGCGTGGGCCTGGTCTTCACCGACGGCCGCTCCCAGGATGACGTCTCAGTGTGGGCGGCGCGCGCCAAGGAGGAAG GCATCGTCATGTACGCCGTGGGCGTAGGCAAGGCGGTGGAGGACGAGCTGCGAGAGATCGCCTCGGAGCCAGCGGAGCTGCACGTGTCCTACTCCCCCGACTTCAGCACCATGACGCACCTGCTGGAGAACCTCAAAGGCAGCATCTGCCCGG AGGAGGGCATCAGCGCGGGGACAGAGCTTCGGAGCCCCTGCGAGTGCGAAAGTCTTGTGGAGTTCCAGGGCCGCACGCTGGGGGCGCTCGAGAGTCTGTCGCAGAACC tggcccagctgacGGCGCGCCTGGAGGATGTGGAGAACCAACTGGCCACCCAGAAGTGA
- the LOC116740407 gene encoding antileukoproteinase-like: MTFSGLFPFVLLALGTLAPWAVEGAGNAFKAGDCPPTKPAQCLIYEKPKCNNDWQCPEKKKCCPDTCGITCLDPVNILNPVEKPGKCPVVRARCMMLNPPNKCETDSQCVGELKCCEGFCGKECMVPVKVEKPGKCPVVRARCMMFNPPNKCETDSQCVGELKCCEGFCGKECLAPVKERFGTR, encoded by the exons ATGACGTTCAGTGGTCTCTTCCCCTTCGTGCTTCTTGCCCTGGGAACCCTGGCACCTTGGGCTGTGGAAGGTGCTGGAAACG CTTTCAAAGCTGGAGACTGCCCTCCTACAAAACCTGCCCAGTGCCTTATATATGAGAAACCCAAGTGCAACAATGACTGGCAGTGtccagagaagaagaaatgttGCCCTGATACTTGCGGGATCACATGCCTGGATCCTGTCAACATCTTGAAcccag TTGAGAAGCCTGGGAAGTGTCCAGTGGTCCGCGCACGATGTATGATGCTTAACCCCCCCAATAAATGTGAGACAGACAGCCAGTGCGTGGGTGAATTAAAGTGCTGCGAGGGCTTTTGTGGGAAAGAATGCATGGTTCCTGTGAAAG TTGAGAAGCCTGGGAAGTGTCCAGTGGTCCGCGCACGATGTATGATGTTTAACCCCCCCAATAAATGTGAGACAGACAGCCAGTGCGTGGGTGAATTAAAGTGCTGCGAGGGCTTTTGTGGGAAAGAATGCTTGGCCCCTGTGAAAG aaaggTTTGGCACCCGGTAG